The window caagtccttgcagcgtgcaaacttagcgagcgggactatcttggtcaacatgtctgcagcattatcgtctgtgataaccttcacgaccttgatagttccctcatcaataacatctcgaataaaatgaaatctgacatcaatgtgtttagtgcgctcatgaaatctctgatttttcattagatgaatagcactctgactatcacatctaagagttgattccagctgaaccaaactcaattccgctactaaacttttcaaccagatagcttcatttaccgcctccgctgctgccatgtattctgcttctgtcgtagacaGAGCGACAATCGACTGCAAAGTCGACTTCCAACTGACggcactgccaacgagggtaaagatgtatccagttgtggaccttcttctgtcaagatctcctgcatagtcagaatccacataaccgagaattgaaatacctgTACCACTTTTTCGAAAGGTAAGACCAATaccagaagctcctttgagatatctcaatatccacttgacagctttccaatgcctctttcctgggttggacatgtatctacttaccacacttacagattgagcaatatctggaTATGTgctaatggtgtacttacaggcttgcacgtttgcatattgaatctctcgagaaccctttcaatatacctcttctgagaaagatgtacaacatcgtcttctcttgaaatctccataccaaggattttctttgcatctcctaaatccttcatgtcaaattccttactcaatagtttcttcaaagcatttatctctgtaatgttgttagcagcaataagcatatcattaacatacaacagtaaataaatcattgagttaccagacatcttcttgtgatacacacaactatcaaatgcactccttgagaattcatgtgtagtcatgaatgcatcaaacctcttgtaccactgtctaggggattgcttcaaaccatacaaagacttctttagttggcatacaTGATCTTTttttccctcagctaggaaaccttcaggttgatccatatagattgtctcttctagatcaccgtgtaagaaagcagttttgacatcaagctgttgaagctccaagtcaaattgtgcaaccattgctagtagcacgcgaattgagctatgcttcacgaccggagagaaaatctcattgtagtcaattccctccttttggctgaaaccttttgcaaccaatctcgccttgaacctagcatcttccacttcaggaattccctctttctttcggtagacccacttgcatccaactgtcctcttcccttttgtcttttcactaagacccatgtctgattcttgtgaagagactccatctcttcagtcatggctaaccgccattgtgcggcatccttgcaagaagttgcttcaatatacgaggagggctccagatctttaatctcttcttgtgcagctacgaacgcatatgcaatcaagtttgcttgatttataaggcgttccggttctcgtgtctgcctcttctccctccccttcgcaattgtgtatggttcattgacagcaagttcttcaacgcctacatcttctgactcatctttaacctgagtctcttgatccttttccttggaaagctccaccggaagctccacctgctcgttgttcttgtttcctgaaaactccacggaaactttacgggatcaagtatagaggattcatcgaaggtgacatctctactaactataaatttgagtaaagacaaacaccaaagtttgtacccttttactccatccacataccctacgaatatggccttcttagcccttggttcaagctttccttcattaacgtgttaataagctggacacccaaatactcgtaagtatgaatagttagagggttcacctgaccatacctcattcggagtcttaaagtcaattgccgatgctggagatcgattgacaatatgagcagcagtgtgaactgcttcagcccaaaatactttggacattttggcttgtaggagcatacaacgagccttttcaagaagagttctgttcattctctcggcaactccattctgctgtggggtatgcctgacagtcctatgtcttgagatcccatgaaccttgcagaattcattaaactcttcattgcaaaactccaagccattgtctgtgcgaagatacttgattttccgctccatttgattttcaaccaaaatcttccactctttaaatgcttcaaaagcatcactttttgccttcaaaaaatacacccaaacctttcgtgagaaatcatcaataaaaatgagaagatacctctttccgcccttcgatggaagtttagaaggaccccataaatctgaatggatgtagtctagcactcctcttgtcttgtgtttgccagtgctgaagctgaccttcttctgcttccctagaacgcagtgctcacagaagtcaagcGTGCTGATCTTCTCGCCTTCCAAAAGtttacgattgctcaacatctccagtccacgtgtgctcatatgacccagtctcatgtgtcatagtcttgccttgtcatcattagataactgcactgtagatgcatttgaagagccaacaatggtgcttccggccaatgtgtaaaggccgttctccagcttgcctttcagcatgactaaagaacctttagtcaccttcatagttcctgcttcgctcatgtacctgtagccttgttcatccagagtacccaaggagatcaaattcttcttcagatcaggaacatgacggacttgtgtaatagtcctcacgattccatcatggcagcgaacccgaactgagccaatgccaactattgcacaagttgcattattgcccattactacggttcctccacttttctcgtagctgctaaaccagttttttcggaacgtcatatgcagagtacaagcagagtctaacacccatttgttttcataactactattattattacacgatgttgttagtacataatcattatcaaaattatgtacctgttcaactgtagatgcactcgccttttccttggactttgacattgggcaatctcgttcaaagtgccccttcttgccacaaccccaacactctgtattcttcttgttcacacgagactttgatctgtgctttgatttggtctttccctgttggctagtccggcctctTACAAAGAGGccacttgcctggtcatctctatctccttcaatgtgcctccgcacatcactagagttaagtgcctgccgcacttgctcaagcttgataggctccttgctatacatcattgaattctcaatatcacgatatcctgaagttaatgaaaatagcaaagcacatgcaagcgtctcctcctcccttttaattcctgcaatctgtaagtccatgacaagtttattaaacgcatctaaatgatcttgtaacgaagtacctgaccccatcttaaatgtgtgaagacgccgttgtaacaacattcttgttgtcactgatcggtcttggtatagcccttctagcttttcccacaactgtttggccgtctcttcggtacccgtactcacttcacaaagcacgttaggtgcaagggatagttggattgcactcaatgcatccccttcaatcttctccttgtcgggagctgatatatccgtaggatactttccgtcactagcatggattgaaccttccctccgcagtaacgccatcatctggatcttccagatattgaagttgttgcgtccattgaatctatcaatttcaaacttcatggaactcataTTTGCTTGTTCTTTCTCCTTGGATTGTTAAAGAATCCtgtcgctctgataccaattgttagcggaaacgtaaaagaaagaacacaagatttaacgtggttcggatcaaaataatcctacgtccaccagagaacaattgcccttttaatattaacaaaggaaggagagatttcccaattacacttaagagaatttctctcttaactctctactcactacaatgtattgtattattttgggatgatttctacaagtgaaggagtgcatctatttatagaggtaaagacctcctcttgatgtcattggtgacatcaaactacctcctcttgatgtcatgagtaacatcaaaggaggaagcttcctcctagcatccacaccaactctttccaccaactcttccaattggcatgccattgttgactaaacataaaccaacattttcagcatgccatagttaactaaacataaaccaacattttcatcCTTTTTATGGTTTAAGCCTCATATTTCTAATTTTTTGCATAAGTTGAACGAACcctctatttttttgttttgtttaggAAATACAACAAATTTCTTCCTATATTTTTTGTCGACAAGTGCATCATCTGCTTGGAATAAGGGGGAAGTGCGAGCATAAACAGCTGCGTAAAGTGGAAGCTAGTAGGTCCAACATAAACGTGAACTTCTCCCTTTCGCTGCCCCAATGGCGGATTCGACATCACAAAGCAGATCAAGGGACCTCGACAAGCTCCTTCTCCGCCCCGGAAATCTCGTTGGGCCGACCTTCGAGGCCGGTACGGAGGTAAAATCCCCCCATCCAAAACCCtactcctttttatttttttaagacgATCATGTTGCAGCTAATCTACGAATATAATTCTGATTGCTTGTATTCTTTTAACAGTTGAGAGATGATTTAAAGGAGTATGTAAGAGTGTTAGTGATAGGTGCTGGTGGATTAGGTTGCGAATTGCTTAAGGATTTGGCTTTCTCAGGATTTCGTAACCTCGAGGTCATTGATATGGACCGAATTGAAGTTACCAATCTTAATCGCCAGTTTCTCTTCAGGTGCCGTAATATTTTTCGTTTTTAAACTATGCAATTCGACATTTTTGTTGAATTTGAAATGTGTGTATTATTGAAGTGGTTTGTATTGACTGATTTTTGGTCTCATGTTTTTTCCTGATAGCAATTTCCTTTTCCTATGCAAGTATAGCTAAAAAAAGTACATTGTGAAAGCAAAAGAAACAAAGGCGATACAAACTAGTTGGAATTATAAGTATGAGATTTTTGAAACAATCTAGTTTTAGATAATCTGTAGTTTACTTTAAAGAACACATTATGTAGTAGCCCAAGGGCTTAGTTCAAGTGGCAAAGGTTGAGGGACTTGTGACTTAGAtcacaagtttttatttttattttctaataacCGTGGTGTCCGAGCTTGTGCGCAACTTGATTAAATCCACGGGATACTTGCTACCTTCCACTAGCAACAGATATCAGATAACTCTATCCACCGAGGCTTGGACAGAttagaagaaatcacctagtgtttttgtATCTGCTGGGATTTGAACTTGAGACCTCAAATTCTCAACCCATTTCATTGATTACTAGGCCGCACCCTTGGGTGCATTAGTTCAGGTGGCGGAGGTTGAAGGACTTGTGACTTAGAGTGACTTAGATCACAAGTTCTAGCCCTGCACCATGAGATTACATCTATGAAGTAGATATCCTACCTGACGAACATAAAGTATCCTCCACTGAACTACCCCTCAAAGTAAGTTTGGAATTTAATATAAAAGAGTAGAGGGGCAAGCCCATTATCCCCAAGTTTTGAAAGCTGCGGTTGGTCCTCAGAGTTGACCCAGACGAATTTCTAAGTCTTTAtagaatagaggaatacattgtAAAGTAGTGTAATAAAGTTACCAATCTCAATTGCTAACTTTTATTCAGGTGCGGAGTATATTTTGAGTTGCATCATTTTCTGAATTTACGCAATTCAAACTTATGGTTAAATTCTTGTTGTGTACATTGTTTGAAATTGTAATTTTTAGTCACTTCTTCAAAAAGGCACTTTAGGGTTACAAAACCCAAGATGAAGTGAATGGTGTGGGATGGTGCACAGAGCATTTTCATTCGTGTAGctgttattttcgaggaggatAATGTCCTTCTCCCTGTTTATGAAAGGAGGGTTTATCCTTCTTCCATTTTGTAGTTTCTAATGTATGGTTATAGCTATGTACAAGTATATGATCCTTGAGTCTACTTTCACTTTGGATTTAGGGTATAGATGTATCCCCTTAGCGTTTTGCTTGCAGGAACAATTTCTTTTAGAAATTTTAGCAACAATATGTTTATTAGTATTTCTTCTTATAGTTCTTCCTATGTAGACTTGAAGATGTAGGGAAACCAAAGGCAGAAGTTGCTGCTAAAAAAGTGATGGAGAGAGTCAATGGTGTAGATATCAAGCCACATTTCTGTCGGATTGAGGACAAACCAATAAGCTTCTACAGTGATTTCCAAATTATTGTTCTTGGTCTTGATTCTGTCGAAGCTCGAAGCTATATAAATTCTGTAGCTTGCGGCTTTCTAGGTTTGTCTTTTCTACTTATGCTTTTCAAACAAGTTGCATGGGCTGTTCAAATTATTTTCTGAGTAGTTTACTTGAATGCTTCCGCGTTGTGCCCATTCTTTTTTTAATTACTTAGGAGAACAAAAGTTTCTGATTGAGTAGTAGGGTACTAGTTTTTTTCTGTTTGATTGTCCAACCACTCATCCCCTCTTCCGTCATCTTGTTGCTGATCTTGAAACAATGTCTGGGTGAATGGGAAGGTTGTAAGTGATACTTCTTTGTAAAATGCAAAACcaccttttttctttctttgatgAATAAAATGGAGAGCCATTCTTTTTACCGTGGAACATCAGATCCTTAGGCTTCTAGCTAGACGTGTTCTAGATGAATCAAGATTGGGCCCAGATCAACAATGAGACAAATATAAATCCATTTCTATTTTCCTGTTACCATTTATGGCACATGCTTCCTTTGTTTAACTACTTGGCTGCTTTATCTTATCTCTATTGTTCCTTGAGcggagggtctatcggaaacggcctctctatctttataaggtaggggttaggtctgcgtatacactaccctccctagaccccatttATGGGATTACACTGGCTTTGTTGGTGTTGTTGCATGTATGACACATACTTATTGAAACCAGTTTCTATAACTTCTATAAGAGGCCAAAATTGAAGTAAGAAAAGGAGATAAATGCAAAGTAACAGATATTAGATTCTAGTCTGAAGATAGAGTAGTTTGACTTGGATATTTGTCCAAGCATCAAGATGTAAAAATGAAATATATGAGATCCCGCATGCTTGGATTTGCACAAATCTTCCATCATATGTTGCTCATATTTGTATATCTGTATCATCAACTAGACATATAAGAGTGTTCAACTTTGAAGATAACGTGCAAATACTGAAATAAATAACATACTAAACAGTTTTCAATGGAAAAAACCAAGTGTACATACATGAGAGAAAAAAATATGCATCATTTAATGTTCTTCTTTGGCttaccccaacttgtttgggactgaggtgTAGTTGTATTTAATGTTCTTCTTTCACGGTTGTTTCTTATTTACTCTTTTGTTGTTTGCATTTGACTTACACTGACTAAAGAGCAAATGGGGACTATTACTTTTACTTATACAGTGAGAGTACTGATGTGATATACTTAGTTTTATCAAATAATCCTTGGGGAAGGGGGACCTTTATCAAAACCCTCAAATGAAAGTGAGATGATATTTTAGTCCTGAAAACCTTAATGTGGTTAAACTAAGGGGCTGTTATATTAGGATTTTATCGTTTATAACGTGTCCGGATTTTGCGAATTGCTTCTCGTTGTTTATGTGTGTATGTATTAGATAACTGACAGCTAACTAACAGATATGAACCTCATTACTGATGACCTAACATAATTAAATAAACTAAAAGGAGCCTTAGCATTAGAAAAGAACTAGTATATAATCTTTTCCACATCACTACTAATCAATCTCTCGTGtaagtgtttgattaattaaaTTTTGTACAAAATATGACCAATAAAAAATTTGCATAAAACACGAGAAGTAATCTGATCATAAGGAGGAGAAAAGTGATATTATGATGTTATGATTAAATCGGTGCAACTAAAATATGGAACTGCAACCTATCTCGACTCCTATGCGGTTTGGATTGGCCCTTCCCATTTGCGTAACTGGCCTGTGACTGTCCAAGAGTGGTCTTTAGTCTCAGGGCCAGATTGGCCCATACCAACCTGTGACCCCTCCAAAACCCAAGACGTCTAGCCCCAAAGATAAACAGGAATATCATTGACATCAAGGTTCCCTTGTTATAAGTTGAAGACCATTAACTGTTACACCAACCAATTTGTTAGTCAAACTGCTCCTATTTTTAATACACATTTTAATTTTGTGGTACAAAATTGATTCACAAATTCAATGATGATATTAAAATTGACAATCTTATAGAACTATGGATGTATTTGAACTTCTGAGTGCTatcagtttatttgattttgaaatatAACTTTGAAATTCTCTTCCAATTTTGGGGAGATGCAAACTGAGAGGGaatggattttttttttccaatttactCCACTTTTGCAAGCTTGAACCAGCCCTTCTTGGAGCAGCCCTTTTATTCTATAGGAAAACCAAATTGATTAAACAGACATGAATTAAGAAGATACCAAAGTAAGGAGGGAGTGATGGATCTGAttgaataaattttaaataaagatTTTCAACTAACTAGGCATTTTCAGAAGCCAAAGTGTGGGTTGAAGCTCCTTCAGACCATGGGGAAATGTGTCTCATGCTCCTGGCTAGTTTTCATACTTAGCGGAAGGAGGTCGGTGAAAGTGCACTAGATTTAGCTCATCCATCTGACATTATGTGTAGAGTACGATTCTGATGATAACCCACGAGAAGAGACAATTAAGCCTATGGTTGATGGTGGGACTGAAGGATTCAAGGGCCACGCAAGGATTATAATGCCAGGTGTTACCCCCTGCTTTGAGTGTACAATATGGCTCTTTCCTCCACAAGTGAAGTTTCCATTATGTACTCTTGCTGAAACTCCAAGAACTGCTGCTCACTGCATTGAGTATGCACATCTAATCAAATGGGATGAGGTAAGTATTGAACTTCCCAGCCCTTGGTTTTCCATGCTTCTAGACCAACTGCACTGTTTTTCACCCCAGAAGTTTTATGCAGGTTCATAGTGGCAAAACATTTGATCCAGATGATCCTGAACACATGCAATGGGTGTATTCAGAGGTTGATTTATGCTCTTTGCTTTCTCCATTCTTAGTACTTGGACGTATGCTACATTTCTCATGTTTCCTTTCTCAATCCTCGACTTCTCTGATCATGTGCTGTAGGCTGTTAAGAGAGCAGAGCTCTTTGGAATTCCGGGAGTTACCTATTCTTTGACCCAGGTATGCTCATGGTATGGAAGTTTCAGCCTTCTGTAGACAACTAGACATCCTCCTATAGATATGGCCAAACTTAAAGTACTTATTTCATTATGCATTGAGGTGAGAACCTATTCTACTCCAGCCATATTAGGCTGGTATAGTGGTTTTGTGCAGTCATGTGTTCTCACTTCATATTGAATAATCTTTCATTATTGCTTACAGGGTGTTGTTAAAAATATCATTCCTGCTATAGCATCCACCAATGCTATAATTTCTGCTGCCTGTGCTTTGGAGACCTTAAAGCTTGTCTCCGGATGCAGCAAAACTCTATCAAATTACTTGACGTAAGTCTGTTTAAATCCTAATTTACTTAGCTCCGCCACTGTTGCAGGTTGTGTCTTATGAATCAATTGTCTTATCGTCAGCATTTGCACTTTAATTTGATAACATCTTGAAGGTTAATCTTTCCTTATGGCTTCTTCAAAAGAAATGCAGTTATGTACTTGTGATTCATTTGAAATTAAGAACTAAGTTATCCTGAAGCAGTAGAAGTCTAGTTTCCTTTCTTCTCTGTTAATGTCTTGTATCTTGCTTTCTGTTTGATAAATGAGTTCTTTACTTTGTTTATGCCTGTAACATTATGTTAGGATTTTTTACCCTAATTTGTGTTCCATGGTTCTCCCCTTGCAACAGCTCATCTGcgttcctcctcctcctcctcttcttcttcttcttcttctctcactctctctctctctctctctctctctctctctctctctctctctctctctctctctctctctctctctctctctctcgcatTATCATTACTCACGAATTGAATTTCCCTTTAAAACATTTGGCCAAGCTCTGTTGACTTATGCGGAATTCTGTACCTGTTGAAGGTACAATGGAGTTGAAGGTCTGCACACCAAAGTGACCGAGTTTGTGAGGGACAAAGAGTGTCTTGTTTGTGGTCCTGGCGTTCTCATTGAGCTGGAAGCTTCAGTTACTTTGAAAAAGGTTCTTGTTCTTTTTATTTCTCAGCTCTTTAAGATTACTAATCATTCACAAGATTGTTCAGTAAAACACTAAGAAACCTCCTCAGTAACTTTTTGATATATCGTTTCTCAAAAGCAGCTAAATAGAGTGCTTCCTAATCTACATTCAGAAAAAATAAACCAGCTGAATTGGGGAAGAACGTCCCAGTATTGAACTTGTCAACTTATCGTGCATGTTTCAACGTGTCCTTGATATGACTGTTCTTTTGAGGCTTGAGAATAGAAGTCAGCTGA of the Nicotiana tabacum cultivar K326 chromosome 7, ASM71507v2, whole genome shotgun sequence genome contains:
- the LOC107811436 gene encoding NEDD8-activating enzyme E1 catalytic subunit, producing MADSTSQSRSRDLDKLLLRPGNLVGPTFEAGTELRDDLKEYVRVLVIGAGGLGCELLKDLAFSGFRNLEVIDMDRIEVTNLNRQFLFRLEDVGKPKAEVAAKKVMERVNGVDIKPHFCRIEDKPISFYSDFQIIVLGLDSVEARSYINSVACGFLEYDSDDNPREETIKPMVDGGTEGFKGHARIIMPGVTPCFECTIWLFPPQVKFPLCTLAETPRTAAHCIEYAHLIKWDEVHSGKTFDPDDPEHMQWVYSEAVKRAELFGIPGVTYSLTQGVVKNIIPAIASTNAIISAACALETLKLVSGCSKTLSNYLTYNGVEGLHTKVTEFVRDKECLVCGPGVLIELEASVTLKKFIGLLEDHPKLLLTRVSVTYRGKNLYMQAPPVLEEMTRSNLDLPLFELMSKSPRDIVHVTGAAGKGDTKQSCSRKLRVVFKGIDGVTDMDMAGGA